One Deltaproteobacteria bacterium DNA segment encodes these proteins:
- the mtnA gene encoding S-methyl-5-thioribose-1-phosphate isomerase, with the protein MMIRTIDWRDDTVVMIDQKRLPREEVHLSCKDYREVIEAINDLTIRGAPAIGIAAAMGIALGMLQAPDTSPSAFRETFDVLCREFRTSRPTARNLFWAVERMEACFARTLQSAAPFDAPRLRGALVAEAKAILEGDIICNRKIGAFGAELIQDGNAILTHCNAGALATGGYGTALGVIRAAVGQGKNVHVFVDETRPVLQGARLTAWELMKEGIPATLITDSMAGFLMSRGKIAKIITGADRIARNGDSANKIGTYTLAVLAKEHGIPFYIAAPSSTVDSATPDGAAIPIEERDPEEVTSWGGCRVSPEGVRVFNPAFDVTPGKYITGIITETGVVRPPYDFT; encoded by the coding sequence GTGATGATTCGCACGATTGACTGGCGGGACGATACGGTCGTCATGATCGACCAGAAACGTTTGCCCCGCGAGGAAGTCCACCTCTCCTGCAAAGATTATCGGGAGGTGATAGAGGCGATCAACGATCTCACCATCCGGGGCGCCCCGGCCATCGGCATCGCCGCCGCCATGGGGATTGCCCTGGGCATGTTGCAGGCGCCGGATACGTCCCCGTCCGCATTCCGGGAAACTTTTGATGTCCTGTGCCGGGAATTTCGGACCAGCCGCCCCACGGCCCGCAACCTCTTCTGGGCCGTCGAGCGTATGGAGGCCTGCTTTGCCCGTACCCTCCAGTCCGCAGCCCCTTTCGACGCCCCCCGCCTCAGGGGAGCCCTGGTCGCTGAAGCAAAGGCGATCCTGGAAGGGGATATTATCTGCAACCGGAAAATCGGCGCGTTTGGGGCGGAACTGATCCAGGACGGGAACGCGATCCTGACCCACTGTAACGCCGGAGCGCTCGCCACAGGGGGCTACGGGACGGCTCTCGGGGTAATACGAGCGGCCGTGGGGCAGGGTAAGAACGTACATGTTTTTGTGGATGAAACCCGCCCGGTTCTTCAGGGGGCGCGTTTGACGGCCTGGGAACTGATGAAAGAGGGTATTCCCGCTACGTTGATTACGGACAGCATGGCGGGGTTTCTCATGTCCCGGGGGAAAATCGCCAAAATCATCACCGGCGCCGACCGCATCGCCAGAAACGGCGACTCGGCCAACAAGATCGGTACCTATACCCTTGCGGTTTTGGCGAAGGAGCACGGGATTCCTTTTTACATTGCCGCCCCGTCATCGACCGTGGATTCGGCCACGCCGGACGGCGCCGCCATTCCCATCGAGGAGCGGGACCCGGAAGAGGTGACCTCCTGGGGGGGATGTCGGGTTTCCCCGGAGGGCGTCCGGGTCTTCAATCCCGCCTTCGACGTGACGCCTGGGAAGTACATTACGGGCATCATTACGGAAACAGGGGTTGTCCGGCCGCCGTACGATTTCACTTGA